The genome window tccccTATACtcatcacagcagtcttggtgagccccatttcttcctaGGGTTATGTAgttcttcttttgtataagttttcacattttgaggtatagccggggccttattgctggCATTGTAATGTTGGTCTTTCGTAtcattagaggctctgtagatgtttatgtgggtcatatatgtatgttggggtggtcgatTGATCGAGTTGTACattggaaacttaactatggcataatgtatataatgaaaaatggacTAGCAGCGTTTATGCATGTATATCTAATCTCTCCCCTATTTAGCAGATGGTAATGCGTCCTTTTTTTTTCGGATCATGAATGAGTTGGGTAGGGAtggtctaataggcttgctcgaccgggttcactcggttgagcgccggtcacgctcctcgaggttggggcgtgacaaacttggtatcagagcctaaggttttaaagggTCCTATGATGTCTCGGAGcagtgtctagtagagcccttcttatcggtatgttgtcgaccacatctataattagagggctacttggacatttaggaataatacccttcattgttgttctatatcgtgcgatgGAGCGGAGTGTGAGGTTgttctcctctaactcgtgcattgttctaactttcagtaaatggcacctaagaagagagcgagaattggccaagaagccaatgccaccccaggaTTGGCTGTTGATCCCCTACTTGATAATGCGAGTGAGGGcaatccccctactatcacactgcctAATTCGTCTACTCCAAAATagactaccccagttcctacacccgcggagggtgccacaatccctcccgccgatatacctattccacctccagccccagctcccGGCCCCGGTATTtatgatggggatcttaggggagctattcagatgctgaatCAGTTTGTAGCTTCCCAGgctcagaggtcaaatgttgcacccacctcatttagcttgcaaggagattcttccggttccagggtaaacagcttccttcagttagaccctccactgttcacaggtactgatctcGGGGCAGACccataggatttcattgatgagatgcataagaccaTCTGAGTTATTCATGctactgagatggagggagtagagttggcctcctatcatttgaaaggggtggcatattcctggtttgagatgtgggaggatttccgtgaggaggggagccctccggcgagatggagtgagttcgtGGATGCCTTCATAGATCTTTTCTTGCCTactgagactaaggcagcccgtgctgtgGAGTTTAAGACCCTTAAACAGGGCAGTAaaagtgtgtgggagtatcacatggagttcgtgcgcctgtcaaagtatgctgttcatatgatgccgactataGATGCCAGGGTGTGTCAATTTGtgtagggccttagccctttggttattaatgaggctgccacaactgctctaaattctgacatgaactatggaaagatggtggtaTTTGCCCAAGCTACAGAGGCTCAAAAATTAAAGCTCGGGATGGAACGAGAaggtagtagtagggcccgattAGTAGGCAACCTTGGGCATTCGttcggaggtgggagatcagcttttcgAGGAGGATCATCAaggccatcccagtcttatgctcagtcttcagcagTAGGAGAGTCACTTTAGGCCCGGTCAGGGTagcagggggtcccaccatcagggccgatcaggagggaggtTCCAGCAGCAACAGagggccccatgccctaagtgtgggatgatacattcgggagtctgctacctggacatgccagtatgttacggatgcggaatgagaggtcatattcagagggagtgtcgtgcatcTCGTGAAGGTGCATGCAGGGGCACaactcagtcatccagtcctacatctgccacatcttcagcacaccctccagctcgaggctcaCCAGCAACCGTAGGACGTGGTACAACTAGGGGTGGTgcatagagttcgggaggacccagccgattctatgctatgagtggtcgacagagtgcagaggcttccctAGATGtcgtcacatgtatattgactgttcaatctcatgatgtgtatgcccttattgatcccggatcttctttgtcttgtgttactccttatgttgctacgagcttcgggatagaaccggaacagcttcataagccgttctctgtatctacccaagttggcgagtctattacggccgcacgggtttatagagattgtgttgtcacggtgcgtggtcgggataccatggctgatctcattgagctggggatgattgattttgatgtaataatgggaatggacttgCTCTATTCATGTTTTCCCAAACTCGACTACCAAACCAGaattatgaggcttgagtttcctaacaAGCCAACTGTTGAGTGGGAGaggaataatgttatgccaaaaggtaggtttatttcttaccttaaggccacaaagatgatcatgAAGGGGTATAATTATCATTTGGTCTGATttacggacaccactgctgaggtgcctacccttgaatcagtaccaattgtgaatgaattccccgatgtctttccggatgagctccctggaatttCTCCAGacagagagattgattttgggattgatgtgatgccagacacgcagcctatatccattccaccttatagaatggcgccaacagaattaaaagagctaaaggaacaactaagggatttggTAGAGAAAGGTtttatccgaccgagtgtgtctccttagggcgcaccggttctctttgtcaggaagaaagatggatcgcttcgaatgtgtattgactaccggcagctcaacaagatcacaataaaaaaataaatacccattgccaaggatagatgatttgtttgatcaattgcaaggtgctatgttcttctccaaaattgatttgcggtccgggtaccatcaattgaagttaagggagcaggatattccgaaaacatctTTCAGAACACGGTATGGGCACTTTCaatttttggtaatgtccttcgggctaacaaatgccccggcagctttcatggatcttatgaatcaggTCTTCAAGccgtttcttgactcctttgtgatagtattcattgaccacatccttgtatattcacaaagtcgagaggatcacgccgaccacctcaggacagttctgcagactcttcatcaccaccaattgtatgcaaagttcttaAAATGAGacttttggcttgaatctattaCATTCCTCggtcatgtcgtctccggagaaggaattaaggttgatcctttaAAGATTGCGgcggtgaaggattggcctagacctactactccaacagagattcgcaattttttgggtttggccgggtattataggaggttcgtggaggggttctccacacttgcctctccattgactaaattaatgcagaaggcagttaagttccagtggtccgatgcttgtgaaaggagcttccaggaattgaaatcaagattgacttcggcgcgggtattgaccctaccagagggtaccgaggggtttgtggtgtattgcgatgctttaaggattggtcttgggtgtgtattaatgcaacatggtaaggttatatcatatgcttcaaggcaacttaagaatcatgaaaagaattatccaactcatgacttagaacttgcggcggtggtttttgcattaacaATTTGGCGTAAtcatttgtatggagtccatgtagatgtattcacggaccacaagagtcttcaatacattttcaagcagaaggaattgaacttaaggcagagaaggttgcttgaattgctcaaagattatgacatcgacattttgtatcatccggggaaagctaatgtggtggcggatgctcttagtcggaaatctatgggtagtttggctcacttggaggcatgtcaaaggcccttggcccgggaggttcaccagttggccagtttgggagttcgtcttgcggactctaacgaaaggggagtgattgtgcggaatagggcggaatcatcgcttgtgacggaggtcaaggagaagcaatacaatgatccagtgttggtgcagctgaaggaagggattcataaacataagactacggctttttctcttggcatggatgatggtacattacggtaccaagggccgttatgtgttccaaacgtagatggtcttcggggaagaatcatggcagaagctcaGACTTCTAGATATTCTGTGCACCCaagttctacgaaaatgtatcatgacctcaaggaagtttactggtggaattacatgaagaggggtgtggtgGACTTTGTGacaaaatgttcaaactgtcaacaggtgaaggccgagcatcaaaggccagATGGGTTAGCACaaagtatagaaattccaatgtggaaatgggaaatgatcaatatggattttgtggtagggttaccgcgCACTCTGTggaagtttgactcaatttgggtgatcgtggattgaCTCACGAAATTAGCTCACTTCTTACCAGTTAAAACCACCGACACTGTGGAACAGTATGCtaaattgtatatcaaggagatagtCAGGCTTCACGGCatgccagtttccatcattttcgatcgaggggcccagcttacagctaatttctggaataaatttcagcaaggtttgggtacgcaggtaaatgTTAGCacgactttccatccacagacagacagGCAAGCAGAGCGGTCTATTCAGACGATTGAGGACATATTGCGTGCTTGTGTGCTTGACttgaagggtagctgggatgatcattt of Nicotiana tomentosiformis chromosome 7, ASM39032v3, whole genome shotgun sequence contains these proteins:
- the LOC138896000 gene encoding uncharacterized protein; the protein is MEGVELASYHLKGVAYSWFEMWEDFREEGSPPARWSEFVDAFIDLFLPTETKAARAVEFKTLKQGSKSVWEYHMEFVRLSKYAVHMMPTIDARMVVFAQATEAQKLKLGMEREGSSRARLVGNLGHSFGGGRSAFRGGSSRPSQSYAQSSAVGESL